Proteins from a genomic interval of Polaribacter sejongensis:
- a CDS encoding cryptochrome/photolyase family protein, whose translation MKTINLIFPHQLFEESPVFQVNAPVYLVEEYLFFKQYSFHKQKIAFHRATMKRYADFLKKEKNVAVHYIEAIKDISDIRELIPALQQKGIEHINYIDPTDNWLQKRLLKGCLEHNISTTIYDSPLFLNSKEELEVFFRKDKKKYHQTTFYTEQRKKRNILLEADGKPTGGKWTFDIENRKKYPAKKTPPSIQFPDVDGYFKEAKAYVNSHFANNLGSLTEYALYPIDFKTSKDWLQQFFEKRFIEFGVYEDAIVAENSILNHSVLTPMLNVGLITPKYVVDACLVYAEANDVPINSTEGFVRQIIGWREFIRGIYESRGSEERTTNFWKFTKKIPKSFYDGTTGIIPIDQTIKKVLKTGYCNHIERLMVLGNFMMLCEFEPDEVYKWFMELFIDAYDWVMVTNIYGMSQFADGGLMATKPYISGSNYIMKMSNYKKGDWQATWDGLFWRFMNSHRDFFLSNPRLGMLVRMFDKMPDEKQELHIKNAERYLLKL comes from the coding sequence ATGAAAACAATCAATTTAATATTTCCACATCAATTATTTGAAGAATCTCCAGTTTTTCAAGTAAATGCACCTGTTTATTTGGTAGAAGAGTATTTATTTTTTAAGCAGTATTCATTTCATAAACAAAAAATAGCTTTCCATAGAGCTACAATGAAACGTTATGCTGATTTTTTAAAGAAAGAAAAAAATGTTGCCGTTCATTATATTGAAGCAATAAAAGATATTTCCGATATTAGAGAATTGATTCCTGCTTTACAACAAAAAGGAATTGAACATATTAATTATATAGATCCAACGGATAATTGGCTTCAGAAAAGGTTGCTAAAAGGCTGTTTAGAACATAATATTAGCACAACAATTTATGACTCACCTTTATTTTTAAATTCAAAAGAAGAATTAGAAGTTTTCTTTAGAAAGGATAAAAAGAAATACCATCAAACAACTTTTTATACGGAACAACGTAAAAAACGTAATATTCTTTTAGAAGCTGACGGAAAACCAACAGGCGGAAAATGGACTTTTGATATCGAAAACCGAAAGAAATATCCAGCTAAAAAAACACCTCCGTCAATTCAGTTTCCTGATGTTGATGGGTATTTTAAAGAAGCAAAAGCGTATGTGAATAGTCATTTCGCTAATAACTTAGGAAGTTTAACTGAATATGCTTTATATCCAATTGATTTTAAAACAAGCAAAGATTGGTTACAACAGTTTTTTGAGAAACGCTTTATCGAGTTCGGAGTGTATGAAGACGCTATTGTTGCTGAAAATTCAATATTAAATCATAGCGTGTTAACACCAATGCTTAATGTAGGTTTAATAACGCCTAAATATGTGGTTGACGCTTGTTTGGTTTATGCTGAAGCAAATGATGTTCCTATTAATTCTACAGAAGGATTTGTAAGACAAATAATCGGTTGGCGAGAATTTATAAGAGGTATTTATGAATCTAGAGGAAGTGAAGAACGAACTACAAATTTTTGGAAGTTTACAAAAAAGATTCCAAAATCTTTTTATGACGGAACTACAGGTATAATACCCATTGATCAAACGATTAAAAAAGTATTAAAAACAGGGTATTGCAATCATATAGAACGCTTAATGGTGTTGGGTAATTTTATGATGTTATGTGAATTTGAACCTGATGAGGTTTACAAATGGTTTATGGAACTCTTTATTGATGCTTACGATTGGGTAATGGTAACTAATATTTACGGAATGAGTCAGTTTGCAGATGGAGGTTTAATGGCTACGAAGCCTTATATAAGTGGTAGTAATTATATAATGAAAATGAGCAATTATAAAAAAGGAGATTGGCAAGCTACGTGGGATGGTCTTTTTTGGAGATTTATGAATTCACATCGTGACTTCTTTTTGTCGAACCCTAGATTAGGAATGTTGGTTAGAATGTTTGATAAAATGCCTGATGAAAAACAAGAATTACATATTAAAAATGCTGAGAGGTATCTTTTAAAACTTTAA
- a CDS encoding TetR/AcrR family transcriptional regulator, with protein MENRIINKSAEMFLKHGFKSVTMDDIALEMGISKKTIYKYFKNKKELIKIVITQLIEKISYGIDFIFEMNLNPIDKLFTIKDFVTYYLKSESSSPFYQLQKYYPVIFNSLISNQFNKVDEYVIKNLKNGIEQGLFRNDINLKLISRFYATGINGIRNAELFNPIQFNNLEVQKNFLEYHLRGICTQQGINYIETNIKIKVNNNE; from the coding sequence GTGGAAAATAGAATTATAAATAAATCGGCTGAAATGTTTTTAAAACATGGTTTTAAAAGTGTTACAATGGATGATATAGCTTTAGAAATGGGAATTTCTAAAAAAACTATTTATAAATATTTTAAAAATAAAAAAGAATTAATAAAAATAGTTATCACACAATTAATTGAAAAAATTTCATACGGTATAGATTTTATTTTTGAAATGAATTTAAATCCTATTGATAAACTTTTTACAATTAAAGATTTTGTGACGTATTATTTAAAAAGCGAAAGTTCTTCACCTTTTTATCAGTTGCAAAAATACTACCCTGTAATTTTTAATTCATTAATATCTAATCAATTTAATAAAGTAGATGAATATGTAATAAAAAATTTGAAAAATGGAATAGAACAAGGTCTTTTTAGAAATGACATTAATTTAAAGCTTATTAGTAGGTTTTACGCTACAGGAATTAACGGAATTAGAAATGCAGAACTTTTTAATCCAATACAATTTAACAATTTAGAGGTTCAAAAAAACTTTTTAGAATACCATTTAAGAGGTATTTGTACTCAACAAGGAATTAATTACATAGAAACAAATATTAAAATCAAAGTAAACAACAATGAATAA
- a CDS encoding DUF2256 domain-containing protein: protein MKKEHLPEKICNVCDRPFTWRKKWEKNWEAVKYCSQRCRRSK from the coding sequence ATGAAAAAAGAGCATCTTCCTGAAAAAATATGTAACGTTTGCGACCGACCATTTACGTGGCGTAAAAAATGGGAAAAGAACTGGGAAGCTGTAAAATATTGTAGTCAACGTTGTAGAAGAAGTAAATGA
- a CDS encoding CIA30 family protein, whose amino-acid sequence MKQLVIFDSNTNRNADNWKIINDAVMGGKSSGLFSLKENGNCVFSGTVSLENNGGFSLLRNRFAKIVPNKYSKVIIRVKGDGKRYQFRIRSKIADDHVYIAFFETSNEWEDIEILLSDMYPTYRGKRLEKPNYSKESLEEIAFLIGNKKAEGFKVEIDSIILT is encoded by the coding sequence ATGAAACAGTTAGTCATTTTTGATAGTAATACGAATCGTAATGCTGATAATTGGAAAATTATTAATGATGCTGTAATGGGAGGTAAGTCGTCTGGATTATTTTCTTTAAAAGAAAATGGTAATTGTGTTTTTAGTGGCACTGTATCTTTAGAAAATAATGGCGGATTTTCTTTATTGAGGAATCGTTTTGCTAAAATAGTACCGAATAAATATTCTAAAGTTATTATCAGAGTTAAAGGAGACGGAAAACGATATCAATTTAGAATAAGAAGTAAGATAGCAGATGATCACGTTTATATTGCTTTTTTTGAAACGTCTAATGAATGGGAAGATATTGAAATATTATTATCAGATATGTACCCTACCTATAGAGGTAAGAGATTAGAAAAACCAAATTATAGCAAAGAAAGTCTTGAAGAAATAGCTTTTTTAATTGGAAATAAAAAGGCGGAAGGTTTTAAAGTTGAGATAGACAGTATTATTCTAACTTAA
- a CDS encoding flavin reductase family protein, with translation MIYNKQDIEGFDRVTKLKIMNSVTGIKPANLIGTINNNGLSNLAIFSSIVHLGSSPALLGFITRPQTSEVGHTIANIQENGFYTINHIHQDFIKNAHYTSAKFNVDESEFKRCNLTEEYIKDFKAPFVKESKFKIGMRFVEAIDIKHNGTKLIIGEIEQLIFPDNAIVDGDIDLEATESVGISGLNSYYSLKKIAKHPYVRIDEVPEF, from the coding sequence ATGATTTACAATAAACAAGATATAGAAGGATTTGACCGTGTTACTAAATTAAAAATTATGAATTCGGTAACAGGTATAAAGCCGGCAAACCTTATAGGTACTATAAATAATAATGGGCTAAGTAATTTAGCTATTTTTAGTTCTATAGTTCATTTAGGTAGTAGCCCTGCGTTGTTAGGTTTTATTACAAGACCACAAACGTCAGAAGTTGGGCATACGATAGCTAATATTCAAGAAAATGGATTCTATACAATTAATCATATCCATCAAGATTTTATAAAGAATGCTCATTATACTTCAGCTAAGTTTAATGTAGATGAGTCAGAATTTAAACGATGTAATCTTACCGAAGAATATATAAAAGATTTTAAAGCACCTTTTGTAAAAGAAAGTAAATTTAAAATAGGAATGCGCTTTGTAGAAGCCATTGATATAAAACATAATGGAACCAAATTAATTATAGGAGAAATAGAACAGTTAATTTTTCCTGATAATGCTATAGTTGACGGTGATATTGACTTAGAAGCTACAGAAAGTGTTGGTATTTCTGGTTTAAATAGTTATTATTCGTTAAAAAAGATAGCAAAACATCCTTATGTAAGAATAGATGAAGTTCCTGAGTTTTAG
- a CDS encoding TetR/AcrR family transcriptional regulator, whose translation MKSGNSHSKELVFEKTEKLLLSYGVKGWNMNDLAKECNMSKRTLYKIIGNKEDLLYEISLNSISKNINNLKKYLESNSPFPLLLQNLSDQIINSFDKITLSNIIALRIEYPRIKEMGKSKENSEKDFFIDFFQKGKNENCISDNVEASTIHKIVHALIEYHIYNCDNKTEFKNEMKEVLNAYFNGILR comes from the coding sequence ATGAAATCTGGAAATAGTCATTCTAAAGAATTAGTTTTTGAGAAAACAGAAAAATTATTGTTGAGTTACGGTGTTAAGGGTTGGAACATGAACGATTTGGCAAAAGAATGTAATATGTCTAAAAGAACTTTATATAAAATAATTGGAAATAAGGAAGATCTTTTATATGAGATAAGTTTAAATTCAATTAGTAAAAATATCAATAATTTAAAAAAATACTTAGAAAGTAATAGTCCCTTTCCTTTGTTGTTACAAAATTTAAGTGATCAAATAATAAACAGCTTTGATAAAATTACTTTATCTAATATAATAGCCCTTAGAATTGAGTATCCAAGAATAAAAGAAATGGGAAAAAGCAAAGAAAATAGCGAAAAAGATTTTTTTATTGACTTTTTCCAAAAAGGAAAAAATGAAAATTGTATATCAGATAATGTTGAAGCATCAACCATTCATAAAATTGTACATGCATTAATAGAATATCATATTTACAACTGTGATAATAAAACTGAATTTAAAAATGAAATGAAAGAAGTGTTAAATGCATATTTTAATGGGATATTAAGATAA